ACTCCTGCGTATCGTTGGCGCACTGGAGCAAAAATCGGAGCACCCCATCGCCACAGGAATCCTCGCTGAGATCAAGAAACGCTCCCTGGATGTTCCGGAAGCAAAAGATTTTCAGGCGATCACCGGTAAAGGAGTGGAAGCAATGGTCGAGGGTAAACATCTAAAAGTGATCAGCCCGGGTTATCTGAAAGAACAGCATATCAAATTACCGGAAGGGTTCGAGGCTAGTGGCAGTGAAACGGTGGTTTTCGTTATGATCAATGATGTTTTATACGGTTATATTGTTTTATCAGATATGATACGTCCTGAATCGGCTGAAGCCATACAAACCCTGCATGACAACGGGATCAAATCACTGCTTTTAACAGGCGATAATAAGCGGGTAGCTGAAAGTGTAAGTGACTATTTAAAAATGGACGGTTTTTTTGCCGAAGTTTTGCCTCATCAAAAATTAGATAAAATAAAGGAATTACAGCAAAAAGGCGAGTTTGTGGCTATGACCGGAGACGGGGTAAATGATGCCCCTGCCCTGGCACAGGCAGATATTGGCATTGCGGTGGGGTCCGGCAGTGATATTGCGGCAGAAACGGCCGGAATCGTTTTGGTCAATAGCAATCCGAAGGATATCGTTAATTTGATCTTGTTTGGTAAAGCCACTTACCGGAAAATGATTCAGAACCTGGCCTGGGCGACCGGTTACAATGTCGTTGCCCTGCCGCTCGCCGCCGGTGTGCTGTATAATCAGGGTATAGTATTAAACCCGGCAGCTGGAGCTGTATTAATGACCGTTAGCACGGTTGTCGTAGCCATTAATGCCAGCTTGTTAAAAGTAAAATAGTCATAACTTAATAATAGAATGATGGCATGGATTATTCAATTTATATCAGGCCTTTGCTGATTAGCGATGCGGAAAACAATTTAAAGTGGAGTATTGATCCGGAGCTCTGGAGATTAACCGGGGAAATGCCGGGAAAGTACATCTCGATGGATTTAGAAGCTGCATGGCTATCTTACGTGCTTCAGAATACAACAGATAAATGTTTTGCCATATGCCTTAATTTTCCTGATCATCACATTGGAAACATCGAACTAACGAATATTTCAGATGAAGAGGCC
This region of Mucilaginibacter inviolabilis genomic DNA includes:
- a CDS encoding GNAT family N-acetyltransferase, translated to MDYSIYIRPLLISDAENNLKWSIDPELWRLTGEMPGKYISMDLEAAWLSYVLQNTTDKCFAICLNFPDHHIGNIELTNISDEEARCNVLIGEKLFWGKGIAGKALSLVSDYAFSYLKLKRLYTKIYCENKPALSVFKNCGFIENGLAENNFIKLTLDLQDHQVKLSH